One window of the Torulaspora delbrueckii CBS 1146 chromosome 6, complete genome genome contains the following:
- the TDEL0F00850 gene encoding uncharacterized protein (similar to Saccharomyces cerevisiae YHR140W; ancestral locus Anc_2.97) — translation MEFQEAMRSKASLCVNLLLLAVVGQGLYRCSQIQLPPSLASAGHRQFLTNISAAVTLVNSLSNVFDFVVQSAVSRLWARHLTLPIALVLESVVASVYWPXXXLHLDPAQPPVPGHSPIPLSVDLSIHLAPVVGLLVDHYWTGQGEKFRVSYKVAWLVVLVLGYGYKSWLELLIKPPAAYPYPFLNVEEPKRTVIFCTVTSFSMVYYILYQRHPPRRGLAPRSGIKSN, via the coding sequence ATGGAGTTTCAAGAGGCTATGCGCTCGAAAGCTTCTTTATGTGTTAACCTGCTGTTGCTGGCCGTCGTGGGTCAGGGTCTGTATCGGTGTTCGCAGATCCAGTTACCACCAAGTCTTGCCAGTGCCGGTCACCGTCAGTTTCTCACCAATATATCTGCAGCGGTGACCCTTGTGAATAGTCTCAGTAATGTGTTTGACTTTGTTGTGCAGAGTGCAGTGTCGCGCCTGTGGGCGCGACACCTTACGCTGCCCATAGCTTTGGTTTTGGAGTCTGTTGTGGCTAGCGTTTACTGGCCNNNNNNNNNACTGCACCTCGATCCTGCACAACCTCCCGTACCGGGCCATTCGCCTATTCCATTGTCTGTTGACTTGTCGATCCATTTGGCACCAGTTGTGGGGCTGCTTGTCGACCATTATTGGACAGGGCAGGGAGAGAAGTTTAGGGTTTCATACAAGGTTGCTTGGCTTGTGGTTTTGGTGTTGGGTTATGGCTATAAGAGTTGGTTGGAGCTGTTGATCAAACCGCCAGCTGCTTATCCGTACCCGTTTCTGAACGTTGAGGAGCCCAAGAGAACTGTGATTTTTTGTACTGTCACTTCGTTCTCGATGGTTTATTATATATTGTATCAGAGACATCCTCCGCGTCGGGGCCTTGCACCACGCAGTGGTATTAAGTCGAATTGA